Proteins encoded by one window of Salvia splendens isolate huo1 chromosome 7, SspV2, whole genome shotgun sequence:
- the LOC121741956 gene encoding cell division control protein 48 homolog C-like, which produces MTREKGSAAVALRRHIESVSSGKENLTDEQVVGLLCSLHRLTYCRLDRNLLTERVAKITQLQRRRAGVISQDPAPFSARRQKINEPAPFSAKRKKINEVSGSPLEKGDCSINPKTIWNLGRSDELGHGRGEMNMNGGRSESESEKHSRPIFRDFLGITSVIDELKQEVVRPLHQLKLLRHLGVEPTSRILLHGPPKCGKTMLARAVANEARLPLFEISVARLMRGDLGAAEEKIRRLFLTAYIRAPSVVFIDEIDAMTSVKKRTLKEVEYRIVDQLMAFMDGRDRPTGPVNDDVSFESSNSTPGYVLVIGATNRPDALDTALRRLFDREFALGVPDECERFDILSALTRNLKVEVGFDPRKLARSTMGYVAGDLVALAKKAGMLAVHSIMGKRNSEYLKEPRHMVEHEECYTRPFYDEELENLSITMKHFVQAGKMVQPSAIMKDFFTTLHAKWDDVGGLEALKSEFERHVVKAIKYPRVYEDIKTSVLSSFLLCGPSGCGKTLLVKAVAKEAGANFMHIKARDLLKFGDQCEMVVHNIFSYASTHIPCVLFFDELDVMPSRDDVPRWPDFRKLISELSDTELTMEGVLVFGATNRPEIVSHSSLIKTQFDRLLYVPLPTPEERGAILKALTRCKPIDPEVDLMALGNDVACENFSGRDLFALVTEASKFAINRPALSVGNRMTIKDADFESALAKVSPSLSATEVKKWELQSKKIVVHSISVD; this is translated from the exons ATGACGAGAGAAAAAGGCAGCGCCGCTGTGGCTCTCCGCCGCCACATCGAGTCCGTCTCCAGCGGCAAAGAAAACCTCACCGACGAGCAAGTAGTAGGCCTACTCTGCTCGTTACACCGGCTCACCTACTGCCGTCTTGATCGCAACCTCCTAACCGAACGCGTCGCCAAAATCACCCAGCTCCAGCGCCGGAGAGCAGGCGTCATTTCCCAAGATCCCGCTCCGTTCTCAGCCAGACGGCAAAAAATCAATGAGCCCGCTCCGTTCTCAGCGAAACGGAAAAAAATCAATGAGGTCTCCGGCAGTCCATTGGAAAAGGGCGATTGTAGTATTAATCCAAAAACGATTTGGAATTTAGGGCGGAGTGATGAATTAGGCCATGGCAGGGGAGAGATGAACATGAATGGGGGAaggagtgagagtgagagtgagaaaCATAGTCGGCCAATTTTTAGGGATTTCTTGGGAATTACTAGTGTGATTGACGAATTGAAGCAGGAGGTGGTTCGGCCACTGCATCAGCTGAAGCTGCTGCGCCACCTCGGAGTCGAGCCTACGTCTCGAATTCTGCTGCATGGGCCACCCAAATGTGGGAAGACCATGTTGGCCAGAGCCGTTGCCAATGAGGCCAGATTGCCATTGTTTGAAATCTCTGTTGCTCGATTGATGCGTGGAGATTTAG GTGCAGCAGAAGAAAAGATCCGAAGATTGTTCTTAACAGCATACATTAGAGCACCATCTGTTGTGTtcattgatgaaattgatgcgATGACTTCAGTAAAGAAAAGGACACTGAAGGAAGTAGAGTATCGCATAGTGGATCAGTTGATGGCTTTTATGGATGGGCGAGACAGACCTACCGGACCAGTAAATGACGATGTTAGTTTTGAAAGTTCTAATAGTACACCTGGCTATGTGCTGGTGATTGGAGCCACCAATAGGCCTGATGCTCTTGACACTGCCTTAAGGCGTTTATTTGATCGTGAATTTGCTTTAGGTGTTCCAGATGAATGTGAAAGGTTTGACATTCTGTCAGCTCTAACGCGTAATCTTAAGGTTGAAGTTGGTTTTGATCCCAGGAAATTAGCTAGGTCCACTATGGGTTATGTAGCAGGAGATTTGGTAGCTCTAGCAAAAAAGGCTGGTATGCTTGCTGTACATAGTATCATGGGCAAGAGAAACTCAGAGTATCTCAAAGAACCGAGGCACATGGTTGAACATGAAGAATGTTACACGCGGCCATTTTACGATGAAGAATTGGAGAACCTTAGCATAACCATGAAACACTTTGTG CAAGCTGGAAAGATGGTTCAACCGTCTGCAATTATGAAAGATTTTTTCACCACACTACATGCAAAGTGGGATGATGTTGGAGGTCTTGAAGCATTGAAATCGGAGTTTGAACGCCATGTAGTTAAAGCGATAAAGTATCCTCGAGTTTATGAG GACATAAAGACGAGTGTCCTTAGCTCCTTTCTCCTTTGTGGTCCTTCTGGCTGTGGAAAGACATTGCTTGTCAAGGCTGTGGCTAAAGAAGCAGGAGCAAATTTCATGCATATCAAG GCCCGTGATCTATTGAAATTTGGCGATCAGTGCGAAATGGTAGTGCACAACATATTCAGTTATGCAAGCACTCACATCCCATGTGTACTTTTCTTCGATGAG CTGGACGTAATGCCCTCACGTGATGATGTACCACGATGGCCGGACTTTAGAAAG CTAATATCAGAGCTGAGTGATACAGAATTAACGATGGAAGGTGTTCTTGTGTTTGGTGCAACAAACAG GCCTGAAATTGTGAGTCATTCTTCACTCATCAAAACACAATTTGATAGGCTTTTGTATGTTCCTCTCCCTACTCCAGAAGAGCGAGGTGCGATATTGAAAGCTCTTACTCGATGCAAGCCAATAGATCCCGAGGTGGACCTTATGGCCCTAGGAAACGACGTGGCCTGTGAAAATTTTAGTGGCCGTGATCTATTTGCTTTG GTAACAGAAGCTTCTAAATTCGCCATTAATAGACCAGCATTGTCTGTTGGGAACCGCATGACAATCAAAGATGCAGATTTCGAGAGTGCGTTGGCGAAAGTCTCCCCTTCTCTCTCAGCCACG gAAGTCAAGAAGTGGGAGCTTCAGTCTAAGAAGATTGTTGTTCATAGCATTTCTGTGGACTGA